The DNA window GATTTAAAGCTCATTTACTACAAATCAAGAAAACCGTACAACACTCATGACCATTTTCCAAAGCAGTCACTGTTACAATGATACATTTTCCATCAGTACCTGATTTCAGTAGGATAAGTGCTCTAATAAAGACTTTAAACCGGCCTTAACAGTGATAATTTAAAATGAGCTATACATTTGGGTTCAATTTAGAAGGTTTTTCCCATCTCCCACTTCTGGTGTCATCagatgtggatccagatcaaACACATTAATGTAGAGTGCACAGCGGCTGCAGCTAACATCAATTCTATAATCAGCTAACTATTCGTCGCAATTTCCTAAAGGGAGAGTTTCCATATTTAAATCGCCTGTGGTGTTCTACAAAATATCCAGAAGACAGTCAAtattcttctctcttctcagcTCTGAAGACCTCCAGATTCGATGGGGTTACACATTAAACAGCACAGGTATGGTCCTCTTAATCAAAGCCACATTACATTTGCCTGCTGAAGTTTGTCTTCGATGACAGACAGGCTGGGATGATGTGGGCTCTCATGCTCCACCTCAGCTTGCCAGGGCTCTTTCACCGCGTGCTGCATGGTGGGGTCTGGGGCTATAAAATCTGGAGGGCCCTCTGATGGTGTTGTGGGTTCCAGTGCGCCGAAGTCGGAGTCTGTGAAGCTGCGATGAGTGGGCTCGTCCTCCTCAGCGGCACTGTGAGACGGGCTGTAATCGTCCTGGTGGGTTGATCTGGGCTCAGGAACGTGCATCAGAGGTGGGATCTCTCTGAGTGAGTAGGCGTCAGGCTCGGGGTCCAACACGGGGCTGCGGTGCCCGAAAGCCGGCTCAGACGATCGGGCTAAAGCGGTTCCAGCCAGCCGTGTTCCTCCTGACCGGGCGGCCTCCTGACCGGGATAGGCCTCCTCCAGGTCCTCGTTGTCGGTGTAGGCCTCTCCGTCTGTGTAGGGCTCTCCGTCAGTGTCTTCCAGGTCACTGGCAGCACTGAGGTAGTCTGACTGAGTTTGGTCCAGAGCATCCAGGTCCGCCTCTCCACCACTCTCCAactggacagacagacaagtcATGTTAGTTTGTCACTGGACAAGAACAGATGTATTACAAACTGTAAGATGGATAAGAAAACCATGTGCTCtctgaaaataaacttttgttCTGCTGTGCCGAAACATGTGTTTTGAAACTGTGAAATCTCTGCGACCTGGTTGAAGGAAATGATGGAGATTATCAAGGGTTTCTCACAAGATGTTTTTATAATAACGACcctgtttacagcacatcaaggACCACCAGAACGTTGTTTTCACCCAACAACTGCCTTGTGCCTCTTGCTAGATGAGCAGTGAAGTCTGTAGAACACTGAATGTCGtacaaaagtgtttttatttacatttctttctTGATTCCCTGTTTATTAGCTatctaaatgtatttcattaatgtttccttttatttattaattgtatATGCAGTTACAGTTATTTATCCATTCACATATTTTGTCATTTACTTGTCAAATGTCCATTTTCATTTAGGTGCTTTACTTGATTTAGATTTATTATGTATGTAAAACCACTATGAATAAAGAGTTAAACAAATTAAGCGTTTGCTGTGCCTATATAAAActacattaaaatatataatttatgaataaataatacatactAAATTTCTgtgaatacaaaatataatgTGAGGGATATCGGTTTCTTTAAAATCTCAAAAAATGTTCTTTGATAATTCAAACTTGACAGGTGTGGAGCTGGGGGCCCAAAGAAGTGCAGTGGTAAATTTTAGTGGAATTTGTACACGTTCACTATTAATGGATTTTGAATAACCAGGCGAGCAGCACTCTGTAACAGTGTGACTGTATGACAGAAATGATCTAACGGATCATAACAACAATCTGTATCTAAAGAATCTCAATCTTGAAAGTTGACTTTCCTGAATATTTTTCATGAGACTGTAGCAACAGACTTCACCATAACCCTCGATGTTTGAATGTGAAAGAGTAAAAAAGCATTCATAAATTAaaactgaaatcaaatcaatcaaaatcaaatgtttgattGCAGATATAATTTGTGCCTaactgtgtttgtatgtgtgtgtgtgtgtgtgtgtgtgtgtgtgtgtgtgtgtgtgtgtgtgtctcagcagGAGCTGGGAGTCATACCGTGACTTCAGACACCCAGACTGGTTTGGACTGTTGGTGGCGGATCTTATCCTTCAGGCTCTCATACCAGGCGTGTGAGTTGGGCTGCAGGTCAACACGTGCTGGAGGGGAAACATTCACATTATACAAATGGTAGATCTACACGTGTAACTGTCGGGaacaagtgaataaataaagaacctACATAACAGCAGTACTGTTTTTAGTCTAACGAGTTCCCAGGTGTGACTGGTGACACAGAGAGATACTTGGTTTCTTACATGAAAACAGGTGGCTGCAGTGTTTCCTCATCTTGAGCGCCTGTGTGTAAAGGCGTCTGGAGCTCTTGTTGGAGTCGGGGCTGTACTTCTGCCTCATGGCCTTGACGTCCTTACGACTGTGGGGGTCCAGGAACAGCACCATGGGGTGGTACTGGATGTAGTTGAGTCTCTCCACTGCAGTAGGAGTAATGTCCAGCAGAGGGTGTTTGTCCTGAAGATATAAAACACATGAGAAAGAGGgtgtgaggggaaaaaagaaaacaaagaaaacaggattttgtttctatttgttGATTTGACTCTGACTCACCTTCTCTGCTATTCTCCTAACTGCGTCCAGTTTAATAACAGTGGAGCcgccgtctcctcctccactgcgaGGAACCATTTctgccataaaaaaaaaaagattaattaatgaagAATAATCTAAATTTTGTTGTTCTGAATTTGAGAATCAGGCCAGAAAGTGACGAGAAAAAGAAACCAACCTGCCACTTCATAATCATCAGGCATCTCTCTGGACAGCTTCTCCATGGCAATGTCATTAAGAGGACCCAGAATGACAATCGGCCGTTTGAAATTAGCTGCAGACATAAACAATCCAGGATTATTAAAACTTGTTCAACTAGTCAGCGAGTTAGGACACGATTCTACACGAtatcgtctgtgtgtgtgtgagtgtgaaaaaCAACCTTCTCTGAGCAGGACTCTCTCATAAGCCGGGAATTTGCCCTGAATGGTGAGGTGCAGCAGGTCGTCTCGACTCCGACGCACGTTCTTCTCGTTCTTTTTGTTCCCTCGGAGACCCCGTAGTTTCCAGAACTCTGCTCTGGGTCCTGTCAGCTGCTTCTCTCCAGTCGCCCGCTGTGACTGCTCGATGCTGGCCAGCGTCTCAGCCCTGCAGGAGatgaatgaggaaaataaaaacttagGAACTTATGGGCCTTGGTTAAACTAGAATTCTATCTTTGTCTTTTCATCTCTTCCTGACTTGGTCTGGTTGGGGATGGTGCCTTTGTCCATCTCGTGCAGGTTGTTCCCCATGCGGCTGGCCAACCAGTTGCCCAGTTTGCCGCGGTGCATGGTGTCCACCACCCTGAACACCTCCCCTCTGGTGAAGCTCAGACCGATGGGGCCCTCGGCTTCGTGGTCGAAGTGGGTGCGGATGTAGAAGTTGTCGGCCAGGTTGGACTTGATGATCTTCTTATAAACTGAAGAGACAATACATTTAGGATTAAAAATTGTCTCACTAGCGGAGACTGAAAGGAAGTTGACCTCGGATCAGTTCTATGCTGCTTCACTTACTGTCCATCTTGTTCTGGGTGCAAATCGCCACTTGTTCTCCTTTCTTGATGTTCAGCAGGAAGTTTGCTGCCTCTTCACGTGTGAAATGACCAAAATCTACGTTATTTACCtgaagaaaaaaagggagaacaTTTCGTTAAAGGATGTGTTATCTCTGAAATGCTACAGTACTAAAAACTGTCAAATTATATGATCTTAATAATATGTACAAGGTAATGGTTAAAGGAGAAGATATTGCACCTTTCAAAGTAccgaaaactaaataaaaatgaaacaaaccaagaacagaACATAATAATAGGAATGTGTGCTGGAGAGAATGAGCCGATTGGTCACACCTGCTTTGAGGTGAGAAACCTCTCCACAGAAGTTATATTGTGCTGACATATATTTTTGGCAGACTAATGCAAACACAGGGGTTTACTGTTGGCCGTTAAATAGGGTTAAGTGTTTGTGGAAATACACCACTGATTCAAGGTAAAATGATTGGTTTGGAACAAGCCCTAGAGGTGTATTGAACCAGGATCTCACCTTCATAATCTGGTctccctctttcattccctggtTGTAGGCGGAGCTGTTTGGCTGAACTCCACCTACAAAGATGCCGACGTCGTTGCCCCCCACCAGCCTCAGGCCCACGCTGCCGTCCTTCATAAACGCCACTGTGTGCAAGTCTGAGCTGTACCTGAGGGaggtagacagacagaggaaacaAGCAAAGGGATTAGGATTGTGGTTCCCTGGTGAATGAACATAAAGAAAAACGTTGATCCAGATGAATTAACAATACTCACCCTGGATTAGATGATGGGTAAGAATCTGGGGGTAAAGAGTAAATGGGCTCTTCTTCAGTCTTGGCTGGAAGAGATAGGAAATGACTGTATTAattgtaaataataaattagaTGATCACTTTACTAACTATTTAATTGACATATATTTTCTGAAATAAGACTACAATTTCTAAGTtcaatttagttatttattgaTCCTGGTTCCATTTTATAGTATGGAAAcaagtcattttttattttcaccccCAAAACTTGGGATAGTGTGACCTCAGATCTAGGAGGCAGAAAAAGTTTTTACTTTACTTGATGCTGATCAATAATATCAACTGTAATCCATTACTGAAACTATTCAACAGTTATGAAACCTGGAGCTTCATTTCCCATCACAGTCAGGGCTGTGCCTTACAGTAAGGTGGTGGGTTGCTCTTCACTGAGATCCCAGACCTGATGGTAGCATTTCCATTAGCAGCACCAGGAACACTGAGAAGGAGAAGACATCATCTGTGAGGTTTATGTTTACAACAGCTCTAAGGGAAATGCCCCaatgagggggaaaaaacacttaTTTCTGATTATCatctgatgtgtttgtttatttgacagagTGTGTAGTTTCACTGTGTACCTGCGGTGTTCCACGTCCCGCTCTGAGCTCCCCGACCTCCTCAGATGTGACAGCTGGTCTGACTCTGAGGAATCTGAGGAGTGAAGTAGAGAAACAGAGACGACAGAGTGTGGTCAGGACTTTACTCCGAAACTCCAGATGAcaacaaagaggaagagaggatgaggattGGATTGTTACACAGCGGAGGGCAAACTGACCGTCAGGAGGGGGTCTGATGGGGGACGGGGCACGACGAGAAGGCTCCTGCTTCACAGCGACTGACGTGGATTTTAAATCAGGAAGGACTCTGAGAGAGgaacaaaaaaataatgtaCGTCTTTTAACTGTTGTCATATGTTGTACATAATTCATTGGGAAATAAAAGATAGTCAAGTCTATGTCTcagattgtttttgtgtatctGCAGCTTTCAGGAAATCCTGTCATCTGATGATGTAACTTTAGATCATAAAGGTCATATCAGTGCAGAGTGTTTTACAATGAGACAACACTTTCctatcattgtgaggacatttgtGCCGGAGAGCAGGTTTAGAGAAAACTTTAATTCAGGTTCGAGGTCTGGATGGAGTTAGGGATTTTTGTGattttaaggttagggttaagatgctagggaatgcattatctCAACAAGTATCCTCACAACTAATGTTAAACAAGAATgcatgtttttatctttgtgtgtgtgtgcattaagCAGTTTAACCCACATCCATGTCACTATCATCTAACACACCACTACAGTGAAGAAGCGTGTGACCTGCACTACCGGCCGCTCAGTAGGTTCTGAATAAAGGGCAGTAAAGCAGAAGCATGTTTTACTCTGTACTTTATCTAGTGGCTCACTTCTACTGATAACCACAGCTGACTTTCATCTCACAGGTGCTTGTGCCATAGCTATATATTGTATACATAGAGGTTTATAGTTGTTTGTAATCATTTTAACATTGGTTTAGggatattttattctattttaggGATGGGATTTTACTGTGTTTCATACTCTATGATGTattgtgagtgtttttttttcttgtctacATTTGAGTGAGCTCATTGAGAGAAATTCCAATTAACTCTGCTGATATGGCAATAAAGGTGTGCAACATTGTGCTTTTAGTAAAGATGTTTGGTTGACTATGAACAAACATTTAACGGACTATCTAGATATTAAGtgatgtgcccttatttttgcTTTAGTACAGCGGCTCAGGTTACTTTCAGTAGGCATCAGGTTTACTGTCAACACTGCTGGTTGGGGATAAATTTAGGTTTATGTTAGATCTAAGTGTGAGAAATCCCTTTCTGGTTCATGTGTATAGTTCATGGTTATGAGAAAGGATGTTTGAGTTACTCAGCTGTGGTGAAATGCTGGTGacttgtgagagagagagagctctggTGCTGTAGACAGTCAACATTTGATTCATGACATTAAAGTATCAAGTGTCTCTCACCTGTATCTGTTTTTGACGACAGTGGAGGGTTCGCTGTCTGTCGACTCCCGGCGAGGGACAGATGCATAACTGGCCTCGGACTCAGTCTCTGAACGAGCTATGAGGATCAATACAGGAGGGCTATTGTcaggaaatgtattttagtAACATATTTCATACTTCATTAAATTGTTTGGGATGAATTTAGATAGAAATCCATTGATTAGT is part of the Limanda limanda chromosome 9, fLimLim1.1, whole genome shotgun sequence genome and encodes:
- the tjp3 gene encoding tight junction protein ZO-3 isoform X1, which encodes MMNLTQRIKLLKHFGSLPPEPPPPLLVVPKPGMEDLTIWEQHTITLNKDPKLGFGFALSGGKDKPHPDGDTAVVVSDVLPNGPAMGRLFTKDHIVMVNGTSMDNVHSNFTIQILKSCGKTANVTVKRPRKIQIPASTRPSRAASHSNLLDPDPPRRARRYSDGSDNRTSNRYRARSTSPERNGYGNTLPLMSTGYKRLPPQDVPEKPLRTTLVKKKVTDEYGLKLGSQIFIKHMTETGLASKEGTLQEGDLILKINGMTTENLSLLETKHLVEKSRGKLTMTVLRDERKFLVSIPEVEDSAPNSEDGRRHNSSSELEDISDIEQDIPVPRTSRPPNREKRTRRTRAEPPPPKSRDSSPMRSTLSRPSVASYASRRAPSESESDHSTSPPRVRRDLDVRDKPSKYKTLSGMSILPDPRSSPVVPNWNTSRPSSSASRPRKPVSESDSDRSASPPPVRGSSHLDKYKVLPELPLHGLRASPIPVRQEPPRRINSPIRDPAPDSGSSSEGSLAPPQRQSTTYTQDSLSRYRVLPTVSLQPQVEPPRWSTADTSLPQKARSETESEASYASVPRRESTDSEPSTVVKNRYRVLPDLKSTSVAVKQEPSRRAPSPIRPPPDDSSESDQLSHLRRSGSSERDVEHRSVPGAANGNATIRSGISVKSNPPPYSKTEEEPIYSLPPDSYPSSNPGYSSDLHTVAFMKDGSVGLRLVGGNDVGIFVGGVQPNSSAYNQGMKEGDQIMKVNNVDFGHFTREEAANFLLNIKKGEQVAICTQNKMDIYKKIIKSNLADNFYIRTHFDHEAEGPIGLSFTRGEVFRVVDTMHRGKLGNWLASRMGNNLHEMDKGTIPNQTKAETLASIEQSQRATGEKQLTGPRAEFWKLRGLRGNKKNEKNVRRSRDDLLHLTIQGKFPAYERVLLREANFKRPIVILGPLNDIAMEKLSREMPDDYEVAEMVPRSGGGDGGSTVIKLDAVRRIAEKDKHPLLDITPTAVERLNYIQYHPMVLFLDPHSRKDVKAMRQKYSPDSNKSSRRLYTQALKMRKHCSHLFSSRVDLQPNSHAWYESLKDKIRHQQSKPVWVSEVTLESGGEADLDALDQTQSDYLSAASDLEDTDGEPYTDGEAYTDNEDLEEAYPGQEAARSGGTRLAGTALARSSEPAFGHRSPVLDPEPDAYSLREIPPLMHVPEPRSTHQDDYSPSHSAAEEDEPTHRSFTDSDFGALEPTTPSEGPPDFIAPDPTMQHAVKEPWQAEVEHESPHHPSLSVIEDKLQQANARFAEPQAKVEEKKAPQFIVLAHHHQAVQFRRTQIRGSDSSEDEDEEKDDIEWGPATEL
- the tjp3 gene encoding tight junction protein ZO-3 isoform X2, with product MEVRFIDQVKPGMEDLTIWEQHTITLNKDPKLGFGFALSGGKDKPHPDGDTAVVVSDVLPNGPAMGRLFTKDHIVMVNGTSMDNVHSNFTIQILKSCGKTANVTVKRPRKIQIPASTRPSRAASHSNLLDPDPPRRARRYSDGSDNRTSNRYRARSTSPERNGYGNTLPLMSTGYKRLPPQDVPEKPLRTTLVKKKVTDEYGLKLGSQIFIKHMTETGLASKEGTLQEGDLILKINGMTTENLSLLETKHLVEKSRGKLTMTVLRDERKFLVSIPEVEDSAPNSEDGRRHNSSSELEDISDIEQDIPVPRTSRPPNREKRTRRTRAEPPPPKSRDSSPMRSTLSRPSVASYASRRAPSESESDHSTSPPRVRRDLDVRDKPSKYKTLSGMSILPDPRSSPVVPNWNTSRPSSSASRPRKPVSESDSDRSASPPPVRGSSHLDKYKVLPELPLHGLRASPIPVRQEPPRRINSPIRDPAPDSGSSSEGSLAPPQRQSTTYTQDSLSRYRVLPTVSLQPQVEPPRWSTADTSLPQKARSETESEASYASVPRRESTDSEPSTVVKNRYRVLPDLKSTSVAVKQEPSRRAPSPIRPPPDDSSESDQLSHLRRSGSSERDVEHRSVPGAANGNATIRSGISVKSNPPPYSKTEEEPIYSLPPDSYPSSNPGYSSDLHTVAFMKDGSVGLRLVGGNDVGIFVGGVQPNSSAYNQGMKEGDQIMKVNNVDFGHFTREEAANFLLNIKKGEQVAICTQNKMDIYKKIIKSNLADNFYIRTHFDHEAEGPIGLSFTRGEVFRVVDTMHRGKLGNWLASRMGNNLHEMDKGTIPNQTKAETLASIEQSQRATGEKQLTGPRAEFWKLRGLRGNKKNEKNVRRSRDDLLHLTIQGKFPAYERVLLREANFKRPIVILGPLNDIAMEKLSREMPDDYEVAEMVPRSGGGDGGSTVIKLDAVRRIAEKDKHPLLDITPTAVERLNYIQYHPMVLFLDPHSRKDVKAMRQKYSPDSNKSSRRLYTQALKMRKHCSHLFSSRVDLQPNSHAWYESLKDKIRHQQSKPVWVSEVTLESGGEADLDALDQTQSDYLSAASDLEDTDGEPYTDGEAYTDNEDLEEAYPGQEAARSGGTRLAGTALARSSEPAFGHRSPVLDPEPDAYSLREIPPLMHVPEPRSTHQDDYSPSHSAAEEDEPTHRSFTDSDFGALEPTTPSEGPPDFIAPDPTMQHAVKEPWQAEVEHESPHHPSLSVIEDKLQQANARFAEPQAKVEEKKAPQFIVLAHHHQAVQFRRTQIRGSDSSEDEDEEKDDIEWGPATEL